Proteins encoded within one genomic window of Candidatus Babeliales bacterium:
- the tnpA gene encoding IS200/IS605 family transposase yields MRVILEAMEQWAKAALRRAGSLGILKNMSKYWHESQTKHRLMYHLVWIPKYRKRVLKGKVAERIKDLLHECADLQRWKIEELNIQPDHVHMLVQMNPNVSVSRMVQLFKGMTSKIVREEFPEMKEFLWGKSFWSDGYFAETSGQVNEDRIREYIQNQ; encoded by the coding sequence ATGCGAGTCATATTGGAGGCGATGGAGCAATGGGCGAAAGCAGCATTGCGAAGAGCCGGATCTTTGGGCATACTAAAAAACATGAGCAAATATTGGCACGAGTCTCAAACAAAGCATAGGCTTATGTATCATTTAGTATGGATTCCAAAGTATAGAAAAAGAGTATTAAAGGGAAAAGTAGCAGAAAGAATAAAAGATCTGTTGCATGAATGTGCAGATTTACAAAGATGGAAAATAGAAGAGTTAAACATTCAGCCGGATCATGTTCATATGTTAGTTCAAATGAATCCAAATGTGAGTGTGAGTCGTATGGTTCAATTGTTCAAGGGAATGACAAGTAAAATTGTACGGGAAGAATTTCCAGAAATGAAAGAATTTTTGTGGGGTAAAAGTTTTTGGTCAGACGGATACTTTGCAGAAACAAGCGGCCAGGTTAATGAAGATCGTATACGAGAATATATCCAAAATCAGTAA